One window of Nicotiana tomentosiformis chromosome 11, ASM39032v3, whole genome shotgun sequence genomic DNA carries:
- the LOC104090979 gene encoding uncharacterized protein, whose translation MGLNTVDKTEFTFSSKFRLSDGRYLAYKERGVPKEKSNYRIIFVHGFDSSKERDFLAPQEMMKKMGIYLIQYDRAGYGESDPNPKRSLRSEASDIEELVDHLQLGSKFYIISNSMGSYPTWSCIKHIPHRIAGVAFVVPIVNYQWPSLPVNLTEDDQRKKNYRWMMRIATYVPTLLYWWVTRKSSTSSTNDSKHTYFTTKDLELLKNVPGFQFFNPEKLRKRIVFDNLCSDFLVAFSKWDFDPLELITNPLLENSQSCIHIWQGCEDKFINLKLQRHLAERLPWIQYHEVSDGGHLLIYDSTICEAILRSLLIGEKTPLDEPKLSN comes from the exons ATGGGTTTGAACACAGTTGATAAGACTGAATTCACCTTTTCATCTAAGTTCAGATTAAGTGACGGAAGATACTTAGCATACAAAGAGAGAGGTGTTCCAAAAGAGAAGTCCAATTACAGAATCATCTTTGTTCATGGCTTTGACAGCTCCAAAGAAAGGGACTTCCTTGCACCGCAG GAAATGATGAAGAAGATGGGGATATATCTAATTCAATACGATAGAGCTGGATATGGGGAAAGTGACCCAAACCCAAAACGATCCCTAAGGAGTGAAGCATCTGACATTGAGGAATTGGTTGATCATTTACAATTAGGATCAAAGTTCTATATTATTAGTAACTCAATGGGATCTTACCCAACTTGGAGTTGCATCAAACACATTCCCCACAG GATAGCAGGCGTGGCGTTTGTTGTTCCCATTGTAAATTACCAATGGCCATCTCTTCCTGTCAATCTCACTGAGGATGATCAAAGGAAGAAAAATTATAGGTGGATGATGAGGATTGCTACATATGTTCCTACGTTACTATATTGGTGGGTGACTCGAAAATCATCCACTTCTTCGACCAATGATTCAAAACATACATACTTTACTACCAAGGATTTAGAGCTTTTGAAGAATGTACCAGGATTTCAATTTTTTAACCCG GAAAAACTAAGGAAGAGAATTGTTTTCGACAATCTTTGCAGTGATTTCCTTGTGGCTTTTAGTAAGTGGGATTTTGATCCTTTGGAGCTAATTACCAATCCTCTTCTTGAAAATAGTCAGAGTTGTATTCACATTTGGCAAGGTTGTGAAGACAAATTTATTAACTTGAAACTACAAAGGCATTTAGCAGAAAGGTTACCTTGGATTCAATATCATGAAGTATCTGATGGTGGTCATCTATTGATCTATGATAGTACAATATGTGAAGCTATTTTGAGGTCTCTTTTGATTGGAGAAAAAACTCCACTCGATGAACCTAAATTATCCAACTAA